In the Clostridium gelidum genome, TGGGAACATATCAGTTTCTTGGAATAGGAATAAAGATATAGATCTGTTGGGATATAATATTTTTGTAAATAAAGAATGGGTAGGTACAGTTGATGAAAATGCCACAAACTATTTAATAACTAGAGATAAATTGAAGATTCAAAAGAATATGCCTATAGAAGTGGCAATTGAAGCTTTTGACTATGACGGAGAAACATCAAAAACACGCGCAAAAGTGAATTTATAAATAAGGTATTATAAAAAAATAACTATTCAATATATGTTTTTATTCTGACCATACTGTATTGAGTGAATTCATTGATAGCACTATTAGTGGATCTAATATTCCAATATGGAAAAAATACAAATCATATATTGGAGTGTTATTTTTTGATATCTAAAATCTGATTCATATTTGATATTGGATATAATAATATTACTATCATATTTCAGTTTGAATATGATATAATAAAAATATTGATGAAAATTTAGTAAAATCATAATTTTACCAATGAGGTAACTAAAAGAAATAATAAAACATATAATTTTAGATTATTAAAATACTAATTAATTCCTTGAAAGGAGAAGAACGAGTGGAAAAGGGAACTGGCAAAAGAGCACAAGCTTCCAGGAAGACTGCTAAAAAACAAAAGAATATTAGGATAGCAATAGTAGCATTTGTAGTAATAGTAGCTGCAGCATTATCTGCATATTCATTATCAATAAAAGGTGTAGTTAAGGAGTGGGATAATAAGATATATCCTGGGGTAACTGTACAAGATGTGGATCTTGGAGGTATGACTAAAGAAGAAGCAAAAAATAAGCTTACTGAAACATTTGAGGCAGCTATAGGTAATAAAAAATTATCTATAATTGCAGGGGACAAGCAATACGAACTTATTTATTCAGATATAATGCCAAAATGTGATATAGATGGAACAGTAGAACAAGCTTATAAATTTGGAAAAGAAAGTGGAATTTTCAAGAAATACAGAGCGATAAAAAATTCAGATAATGAAAAGAATCAGATTTCATTAGGATTTTCTTATGATGAAGAAAAGTTAAAAGCATATGAAGAAAAATTACAAAAAGATGTTACACAATCAGCTAAGGATGCTACTATTAGCATAGAAAAAGATAAAATAGTTGTTAAAGCTGGAATAGAAGGAAAAACAATAAATTTAGACAAGTTAGATAATCAATTAAAAGACAACATAAATGGGGAACTTGATTCTAAGGATAACGTAACAGTTGATTTAGAAACAACAAAACCAAGAGTAACTAAAGAAGACTTATCGAAAATAAAGAATGTAATGGGTACTTTTTCATCAAGCTATGGTACATCAGCAGCAGGAAGAAGTAATAATATAGAAATAGCAACTGCAGCAATAAATGGAACTGTGGTTATGCCAGGAGAGACATTTAGTTTCAACGATATTGTAGGACCAAGAACAGTTGAAAGAGGATATCAAGAAGCTGGAACATATGTAGGGAATAAGGTGGAACCAGGAATTGGTGGTGGTATATGTCAAGTATCTACTACTATTTATAGGGCAGCAATGAAATCTAATTTAAGATCTGTTGAAAGAACAAATCACTCTATGGTAGTAGGCTATGCTCAGCCGGGCCTTGATGCAACAGTTTCTTATGGTTATTTAGATTACAAGTTTAAAAATACTTATGATTTCCCTATTTTTATTCAAGGAAGTACTATAGGTAAAGTAATGACTTATAATATATATGGAGATACTTCTGCATTAAACGGGAAAACATATGATATGGCAAATGAAATTACTGAAACTATACCACCTGAAACTAAGGTAGTACCGGATATTACTTTACCAGAAGGAAAAGAAGTCAGCGAAGGCACCGGGATGACGGGATATAAAGCAAAATCCTATCAAATCACTTATGAAAATGGAGTAGAAATAAAAAGAGATGTTGTATCAACAGATAATTATGCAAGTGTTGGAATAGTGGTTAAAAAAGGAACAAAACCAGCTGCATCAGTAACTCCCTCACCAGCAGCACCGGTAACAACGGAAAAACCATCTGCTACAGCGTCAGCACCAGCAGTAATACCACCACCAACAGTAAAACCAGCACAATAAAATGAAAATACTAATGACATGATATAAAGGGATATTTTTCGGGTGGAGTTTTTAAGACTCCACCTAAATTTAGTTGGAATTATACCAACTAGGGAAAGCTAATACTCACAAGGGCACAATATCTTCTTAAGGTGGATGCAGTAGCAACAAGTGGGGATATACCCAACTAAAGAGGTTTTTGCCTTAAAAAATAGTCTATCATACTGATGTGATATTTTTTTATTATATATAAGTAAGTAGATAATGATTATTTTGACTTGTTATGAACCGTATAGTATAATTTTAAAATAAAAGTGGACTGATTTTTTTGACAAAAATAGAAGAGGGTGAAATTTTGAATTTAAATATAGTATTATATAACCCAGAAATACCTCAAAATACAGGTAATATTGCGAGAACTTGCGTTCTTACAGATAGTAAATTGCATTTAATAAAACCATTAGGATTTGAAATAAGTGATAAACAAGTTAGAAGAGCAGGTTTAGATTATTGGAAAGATTTAGAATTGGAAATACATGAAAGCTATGAAGATTTTATAAATAAATACGGAGATAAAAGAATATTTTTAGCAACTACTCATGGTGGAACTCATTTTGATGAAATTGCATTTGAAGAGGGCGATTTTATAATGTTTGGAAAAGAATCTAGTGGGGTTCCAGAAGATGTGCATAATAGACATACTGGACTTAGAGTTCCGATGATAAAATCAAGTACTAGAAGTTTGAATTTGTCAAATACAGCAGCTATAGTAGCTTATGAAGCTTTAAGACAAATGGGATTTCCTAATATGAAATAAGTGAAGAGGAATGAAGATATATGGAAAAGATAAAAATCATAACAGATAGTACTGCTGATTTATCTAAAGAATTATATGAGAAGTATGATATAGAAGTATTACCATTATTAATAAACTTTGGCGAAGAAAGTTATTTAGATGGAGTTGAAATAAATCCCCAGAAAGTATTTGAAAGAATAGAAAAGGATGATGTACTTCCAACTACAGCTCAAGTAATTCCAAATAGGTTTATTGAATCATATAAGAAAAACTTAAGTGAAGGATATAAAATTATATCAATTCATATGTCTTCTGCAATGAGTGGAACATATCAATCAGCATGCATAGCAAAGGAAGCACTAGAAACTCAAGATATAGTTGTTGTTGATTCTCAAAATGTTACAGCAGCACTTGGAATTCTAGTTATAAAAGCAGCTAAGCTTAAAGAAAAAGGATATAAGATTGCAAAAATGCAAGAGGAACTAAATATTATTAGAGAAAAAATAAGGGTTTCAATTTATTTTGATTCTTTAGAGTATCTTGTTAGAGGTGGAAGAATTTCTAAAACAGCTGGTATAGTTGGTGGTATGCTTGGAATAAAGTTAATTCTGGAAATAAAAGATGGTCTTATGGCTGTAAAAGATAAACTTAGAGGAAATAAAAAATCAATTAAAAAGATTATTAGTGATTTAGAAAATGCACATTTAGATGAGGAAGTACCAGTTATATTAATTGATGTAAATAATATTGAAATTAAAGAAGCACTTAGAGAACATATGAAAAACAATAAAGTTAATTTTGTTGAATGTCCAGTTGGGTCAACTGTAAGTATACATTCAGGACCAGGATGTTGTGGATTAGTATTTTTAAACAAATAATGTTACGAGACAATAAGAATTAAAGACATGCTTTGATTTTTTTTGTTGTGGTAATATTAATTAAGGTACATGATAGAAAATAACAAGCTAAAAGATGGAATATATATTTTGCGTTAATAAATTAGGGGACATGCTAACATAGTATAGAGCACAATATACTAATGCAGAGGCTTGTTATTTTTGAATATGTTTAGGTACTTGAAGATTAATTGAAATTACTCTGGAGATAATACATAATGTATGTTTTTCATGATTGAAATTAGTGGAGTAAACTTGCATTATAAAGGTAAGACGGGGTATACTATATAAAAGATTGTTAATTATAAAATCATCAGCGTAATGAATACGTTTAACTAAAACGTAATACATAGTCATAAGGGGGGATATTTATGAATTTGGATTATAGGATGAAGATGACGCAAGAACAGAGATTAATATTAACGCAAAATATGCAACAATCAATAAAGCTTTTACAAATGTCTCTTCATGATTTAAGGGAATATATTGACAATGAGTATTCTGAAAATCCTGTTTTAGAAATGAATGAGGAAATAATTTCATATGATGATGCACAAGCAAATGAAGAAATGCAGACAGAAGATAGATATGATCATAAGAAAATAGTTGAAGAATTATATTCTGACAATTATAAAGATAGATCAGAAAAAAGTTACTCTGGAGAAGATATTTCGCCACTAAATTTCATTGAAAAAAAGTTATCACTAAAGGATTATTTGCAGGAACAATTAGTTGAAGTGAATATAGATCAATATACGCTAACTATCTGCCAATATATTGTTGAATCATTAGATAATAGAGGCTATTTAGAAATATCAATAGAAGAACTTGCAGAAGAATTAAATATATCAGAAGAAGAAGTTGAAAAAGCTTTAAAATTAGTTCAATCATTGGAACCATATGGTATAGGAGCTAGAAATATCAAAGAATGCCTGCTTATTCAGAGTTTAAAGTTGAATATTTTAGATAACATAATAGAGCAAATGATTTTAAATCATTTAGAAAATGTTGCAGATAACAAATATGAAGTAGTTGGAAAGGATCTTAACATATCACCAAGGGAAGCACAGAGATATGGAGATTTAATTAAGAAATTAGAGCCTAAACCATCACGCGGATTTTATACAGGGGAAGAAGTTAATTACATAATTCCAGATGCTGAAATAAAAAACATAGATGGTGAATTTTTTATTTTAATGAATGAAAGTGTTTTACCTAGACTTATGATAAATAAAACTTATAAAGATGTCTTGCAAAATAATCAAGATTCAGAAACAAATGCGTATGTTAAAGATAAAATAAATCAAGCATTGTTTTTAATTAAATCAATAGAGCAAAGAAAGAATACATTACATAGGGTTTTAGAATGCGTAATTGATAAACAAAAGGATTTCTTTAAATTTGGTAAGCAATATATAAAACCTTTAATGTTAAAAGAAGTTGCAGAAATACTCGAAGTTCATGACTCTACAGTAAGCAGAGCAATTAAAGATAAGTATGTATTAACAAATTACGGAACTGTAAAAATAAAAGACTTATTTGCAAGTGGAGTATCTTCAAATAATAATGATGATGATATGGCAACTATAAAAATAAAAAATGAGATAAAGAGAATAATTGACGAAGAGAATAAAGGTAAACCTCTTTCAGATCAAATAATAAGTTCTATGTTAGGTGAGAAAAATATAAATATATCACGTAGAACAGTTGCTAAATACAGAGAAGAAATAGGAATTAAAGCTTCTTCTATGAGAAAAAGACTTTAGTTATAAATGAAAAATGTGAAATTATTAAAAAACAAAAGGAAAAGTGAGGACCCTAATTTATATTTGGGTTCTTCATATAATAAAAGTT is a window encoding:
- a CDS encoding VanW family protein; the protein is MEKGTGKRAQASRKTAKKQKNIRIAIVAFVVIVAAALSAYSLSIKGVVKEWDNKIYPGVTVQDVDLGGMTKEEAKNKLTETFEAAIGNKKLSIIAGDKQYELIYSDIMPKCDIDGTVEQAYKFGKESGIFKKYRAIKNSDNEKNQISLGFSYDEEKLKAYEEKLQKDVTQSAKDATISIEKDKIVVKAGIEGKTINLDKLDNQLKDNINGELDSKDNVTVDLETTKPRVTKEDLSKIKNVMGTFSSSYGTSAAGRSNNIEIATAAINGTVVMPGETFSFNDIVGPRTVERGYQEAGTYVGNKVEPGIGGGICQVSTTIYRAAMKSNLRSVERTNHSMVVGYAQPGLDATVSYGYLDYKFKNTYDFPIFIQGSTIGKVMTYNIYGDTSALNGKTYDMANEITETIPPETKVVPDITLPEGKEVSEGTGMTGYKAKSYQITYENGVEIKRDVVSTDNYASVGIVVKKGTKPAASVTPSPAAPVTTEKPSATASAPAVIPPPTVKPAQ
- the rpoN gene encoding RNA polymerase factor sigma-54 codes for the protein MNLDYRMKMTQEQRLILTQNMQQSIKLLQMSLHDLREYIDNEYSENPVLEMNEEIISYDDAQANEEMQTEDRYDHKKIVEELYSDNYKDRSEKSYSGEDISPLNFIEKKLSLKDYLQEQLVEVNIDQYTLTICQYIVESLDNRGYLEISIEELAEELNISEEEVEKALKLVQSLEPYGIGARNIKECLLIQSLKLNILDNIIEQMILNHLENVADNKYEVVGKDLNISPREAQRYGDLIKKLEPKPSRGFYTGEEVNYIIPDAEIKNIDGEFFILMNESVLPRLMINKTYKDVLQNNQDSETNAYVKDKINQALFLIKSIEQRKNTLHRVLECVIDKQKDFFKFGKQYIKPLMLKEVAEILEVHDSTVSRAIKDKYVLTNYGTVKIKDLFASGVSSNNNDDDMATIKIKNEIKRIIDEENKGKPLSDQIISSMLGEKNINISRRTVAKYREEIGIKASSMRKRL
- a CDS encoding DegV family protein — protein: MEKIKIITDSTADLSKELYEKYDIEVLPLLINFGEESYLDGVEINPQKVFERIEKDDVLPTTAQVIPNRFIESYKKNLSEGYKIISIHMSSAMSGTYQSACIAKEALETQDIVVVDSQNVTAALGILVIKAAKLKEKGYKIAKMQEELNIIREKIRVSIYFDSLEYLVRGGRISKTAGIVGGMLGIKLILEIKDGLMAVKDKLRGNKKSIKKIISDLENAHLDEEVPVILIDVNNIEIKEALREHMKNNKVNFVECPVGSTVSIHSGPGCCGLVFLNK
- a CDS encoding tRNA (cytidine(34)-2'-O)-methyltransferase, which encodes MNLNIVLYNPEIPQNTGNIARTCVLTDSKLHLIKPLGFEISDKQVRRAGLDYWKDLELEIHESYEDFINKYGDKRIFLATTHGGTHFDEIAFEEGDFIMFGKESSGVPEDVHNRHTGLRVPMIKSSTRSLNLSNTAAIVAYEALRQMGFPNMK